The Cicer arietinum cultivar CDC Frontier isolate Library 1 chromosome 1, Cicar.CDCFrontier_v2.0, whole genome shotgun sequence genome contains the following window.
ttattatttttctattttgtatttatataattgaaattaattgattgttattaaaataatttggtaaaattatatttttctcttttatttatcatattttttaattatgtttcattttttcatttattatatatttttaacagtATAAAATGATCAAATGCAATAAATTTAAGTTTGTGAAACATAAGTTTATGATGATGTAATATTGTTTACATGAAAGACCACaaattcatttaataaattatgtcataacccttaaaatatataaaattggtctttataatctataaagtaaataaaaagtTGTCTCGTTAATCCTTTGccgaaaaaaattatatgtagaACTTAATTCACGGAGCGCTTGTAAGTAAAATCACATCTGTCTAATCAAACTTGTCTGTTTTCTAAAACCACACAATACCATGTCTCATGTCCTACACATAATCACAAATGCATTAAGCTTGAAAGAGACTATGCACCATTCAAATAATGGATTCTGATGCTGCAAGAAAACCAAATCAgatatttctattatttttttctcgtGTCTACGTTGAAGTATTTACATGCTTACAAACCTTTGAACTTAGTAAGTACAACAACCAAAATTTGTAACCAAAATATACCATAACATACAACAAAAGTATCAAGTTGAAACTGTACACTACTATAAAAACTATGAAGGCGTGTATGATTGTTCCATATTTGACACCAACACGACACCGACCCATGTAGATAAACTCAATCACTTCCATtttctcaaaattattattggtGTTTACATTTCAGTGTGTGTCAATGCTTAATGTCGCCATTCACTTGCCAAGACAATCTTCACTCGGCAAATCTGCTAAGATCCCTTTTATCCACCACCGTTTCCTCTTTATCATGTTCAACAACCTTAACAAATTCTTCATTAGACCTATCAGGGGAGCATGCCTTTTCTGGCTCCTTGTTGTCCACAGTGGTGTTGGATGGAACATTCTGAGCCTCATTCACATTAGATTTCGGGGAACCATTGTTATACAGAGCAACATCGTGGTAAACAACTGGATTTCTTTCGTCTATTGGCGTCTGAACAGAAAGAGATTCATTGTCAGATGAGTCAgattcattttctctttctagAACTGCTGCTTCTGAATCACCTTTAGACTTCCTCGATTTACGAGAAAGAACATGTTTGAAGCTGCGGGCCGATTTCTCTGCGTGTTTGAAAACATTCTTTGCCATGTCCTTGACATTTCTCTTTGCTGGGCTATCAGGACCACTCCCTTCTGCTGATCCACCTTCTACCTGAACCTTACCAGTAGGAAAGCCGCCAACGTTATCATCCATAACAAACTTCACACCAACTGCTTTAGCATTCATTGACCTAATGTTATCGTGAGGCGATGGAATGTCGTCCACAAGAGAGCCTGATTTATCATCCATTTTCTGACTCCTACGAAATACAGAACCGATCTTGTGCAGGCCTTTCCTAACCGTTTTCATTCGATGTTTATCTTCGGGATTATCATCAGGACTGCTGCTGTCATTGTTCAACGATCCAGATATATCGCTACGCTCCCTGCAAATTTCTGTGTCAAGGCGCCGATTCTTACCTTTTCTTGGCTCCCAAGTTTGGGAAACTTCACTTCCTGGGTGATGAACCCAAACTCCTGTCTCTTTTTGACCTTGGATTTCTATAGGCTCGTAGTTATCGGCAAATTTTGGAGATTTGTCAGATGAAACAGATGAGAAGGAACTCTTGTTGGTAGTTTCTTTTGCAAAAGAATCTTTTTTTTGTTCAATGTCTATTGTTTCCTCCTGGTCACATGTAGTATCAGCTTCCTGTACATATATAAATCAAAGTTGAAATCAAACATCGACAACAGATCAAAAAACATAGGCGCAAGAActgtcattttcatcttctgTTTTATATAAGAAAGTTTTGATTTATTGGATATTGCTAGGTACGAATATAATTGACAGGGAAGTTACCTTTTCCTTATCTTCAAGTACTGTTATCCGTAAATGCAACCTCCCCATTTTTACATTCTGTAGTGGCAGCCACTTATCTTGTTTTTGTCCTTCCCTAAAATCATTGATGTTCAGAGAACAGTCCCTGCAAAAGAGGAATAACATTTGGTCTGATGAATAAACTAGTGATTGAATAGTTCAACGAGAATCATCATACACGATGAATAAAAGTATAGCACAGATCGCTGGAGAATCAATAACCAAATGATAGAGAAAATGTAACTGTTTTCGTAAACCCAATGTTAAAAAATGGAACAAACCCAAGGATATCGTCGTAGAAATGGTCTTTGTCACGAACTTCAATAACAAGCACATTGTTAGAATCCCAAGCTATGATGGGAATTTTAAATTCCTCATACCATTTTGGAGCAAGTGTTTTCTTTTGTACCTTTGTCCGGAATCTATATCCGCCCAAATTACCTTTCACATAAGGATCAGCTAATcctgaaatatatatatatacactataACTTgttactcaaaaaaaaaaacatatagaaCAGAATGACAAAAACATCGTCACAGATAAAGGTTGAATCTACCATTTAGATCTGATGGCTTCATGTCAGCTGCCTcaacaatttctatttttacaTAAGCAACAGGTTCCTTCTCATCCACATGGAACCAAGGCTCCTCTATAACATTAAGATTTATAAATGGAtgagttttatttaataaaagttgTAGAACAAATATGGCATGCATATGTTAGGTTATATTCAACTAAAACATTTGCTTAATAGAGATTCTAGAGAGGGTTATGGAAGTGTGCTTTATTCACATGTGAGAGAAGATTAATGCTAGAATCTTTATGATGATTGTAAAATTTACCCGAAATCATTTCCGCAAATCAAATCACATAATAAATGAAACCGTGACCGACTCAGCAACCCTAATATTACGAAAAATCATGACAAATATATTTACTTACCTTGCTCTGGTGATACAAATTTCTCAACATCAACAACCAGCATATTCGGCtgcaaaaattttaaaatggtgTCAAGCATCAGAACCAAATAAAAGACGCGAAAAACGAAAACAACAATATGAGAACGTCAAAACAAAACGAAACAGACTTCACCTCAACAAGGGTCTGTTCAAAAGCAATGGACAGAAGCTTATCCTGATAAAAGGAAAAGTCAAGATAAACACAAATTACTTGCAGCATAAGAAAATTAATAgagtagagagagagagagcaaaggaaaagaaaacaaatattctTAGTCTGAATAATACAACTATAAAATCAATCAATGTACACTTACAAGCCAGCCAGCAATTCCTGGAAGTTCTGTCACGTCAAGCCCATGAGTAAAAATAGGTTTGACAGTCATCTGAAAATATGGAGGCTCGACAAAGCATACACGCAAACGACCAAGAAAAGGCCATGACTTGAGAAACTTTACCCCTACCAAGACCTATAGAAAgaacaaacataaataaataaatagttcaAATTTCATATAATTCCTTTTTCTCTCATAACTTTGAAAGAAGAGCCACAGTCTACTCTTTTTTCTTTAACACAAATGATTATTTGTAAGAATCAAACTGCATgagtaatattttgaatttccGACCAAAATTTCAGGCATGTATTATCAGACCTTAAATACTTTACTTTTGTTGAGTAAATGAATAATCagtaaaaacaattttattttaatattcaacAAATAGTCATGGTTAAATTGAAATGGAACTTTCACAGCCATACCTTCCCTTCAACATGCATTCCCGTTATATGCAGCTTTGCTGACATTCCAAAGCCCAATCTTTTTCTTAGTTTCACAGCAAGAATTGCACTCATATCATCAGCGGTGAGAAAATTCATTCCTAACTCCAGAACCTGCATTGATCACAACGTAATATATCtgaatcaaaacaaaataattttcagtTGCAGATGCTGAACAATACATTGTTCTTATATGCTGCTTTAGAACATTGCATACCAAGTGGTCATCATCATTATGGCGAAGTACCCTCATATCAGTAATCAAAGGAGGGTTTCTTCCCAAATATAGGTGCTGAACAACAGCTTCTTTCTGCAAATATAATATACATTAATATATCCCGGTCATACAAAAAGTTGAAGGAAAATTTTTATGCTAAAACACAAGCATAAAAAAACGattataaaagaaacaaaaagggGAAAAAAATCATCATCTTTTTTAGTCAAAGCCTCATAAAGATTAAGAAATTACTATCAGAAATAGTGTTGTAGACCGTGGATCACAGGAACTAgcattttgttcaaattccaaTATGCAGCAGTGCTATAGTGCCACTAAGTGCTATTTGACAATATTATGTACTACATAGCATATAGCGGAACAATAGCGATTTATTCAAACTTCACTATGCTATAGTGCCGCTTTAGATAGTATTTAACAATAATGCTCAGAAATTAACATtttaacattattattaatatagaaaacaatgAATCATACAGCGGTCCAAGGTTTGTACTTCTCTAAGAACCAAGGTATGATAGGTAGTAAAATCTTCTGAGATGCAATCTGTTCCATACATATAGGCCATATGTTTTCAACTGCATGGTTCAACCACCGAACTGTTTCAGAATCAGACAGCACCTAAAGTACAACAAAGGTCATCATCATGCAAGTTACATTAGTAAACTATCATAGCATAATCTTTTACAATTAGAACACCACATCCACAATAACTCTTTAAGACCATGGTAACAAAAAACCGAAGATACTAAAAATTCTGAAGATTAATCCTTAGACTAGTCCTTTTATTCTTTGAAAGAACCTTATCAACAAATAATAATCCATTGAAAACACATCAAAAGAAGGGTGGTAAATGATTTGGATTTTAACTTCATCTCTCCACTCAGAGTCAGATTCAATTTCAACAGTTAAAGGAATGGTTTAACCTTACATAAGAATTCATTTCAGATATTAGTTTCTTTCTCTTAATTCACCACTGTTCATTTACTTAAAGAAACACATACAATCAAAATAAACAAGCAGAATGATTACCCTTCTTTGATTAGCTTGTTTCCTCTCCTCAAACTGTAACTTCTTCTTCAGCCTAGTAACATAACGTTCATGAACCTTTCCAAAATCAAAAAGAACAAagtcattaataaaaatattctcaacccttttctttctttgtccTTTATAAGACAAAAAACAGATAAAATCCAAACTAGAATTCCAGATCCAAACACTCAAAAGTACTCTACTGCTTCTAGATGaaatacaataaaaacaaaaagcgGTAACTAAAAAGTTAAAGTATCTTATCATAAATACATGAACTTTTCAGTTaccattttttgtttatattttataataatcacAAAACCAAAATCCAAATCATATAATAATGAATATCAAAAACCATGAATCCTCCTCAGAACTTACCAGATAAAGATAGATCAAAGCCAGCAAATAAAAAACAGCGTGGCAGTAATTAAATGTAGATAAGAACCAAAGAGAAACTAAGACGATTCCAACATGATGCAAGATTGAAATTTCTGTTATAtccataataataacaataatccCCTTTCGGAACAAACCAATACACCACAAGAAGTGAAAAATTAAATCAGtaattgattatttatataaagttttaaactttataaaaataatccatTTTATCAAAATCTGAGATAGTATTCAACGCAGAAAAAGCgagttattatttattataaaggaAACCTctgaaaatcattaaaaaaaatcagaatatgTTGAAATGCGAGATTTTGGAGTTAACTCCAGTTGAGAAAAGCGattaatgatttgaattgaagTGTTTTGATATGGAAATGGTAAGGTATTAAAGAGGAATGAATATGGTCAAAATTTGGGaagaaattgaaagaaaaattaaaattaaaattaaaattaaaatattgatgatTCAGATAGTGGATAGGGTAGGGTAAGTTAGAACGGGTAGGGTAAGTTAGAAAGAACGGGTAGGGGAAGTTAGAAAGAGGgtgttttcaatttttgaaatgtttggGAAGTGCGAAACGGTGACGTAAAGGATAAGTAACGGAGACCAAAAAGGTGTtagaaatgttttttttttttttttctgtttaaagtttttattttacttttagtttttataaaaaaaaaactttgtatattttaatttttataaaagtcattgtttataattttaattcctataattaggttaaaattgaaaaatatcatatttatataaattaaaatattaaaacaaattataaaaactaaaaataaaatacaataattttattgagactaaaaatttgtttaattttgctTTTTACTCAATTATTGAAAGTAACAAAGAtgttaacaaattttaattaatgagtaaaaaaaagaaattgtaattaaatttactatatttaatcatagatttgaattttgattggaagaggtattttatttaatgttcgACACACCTTTAATAGAATTATCTCTAATGAAGAAaagctaaaaaaattaaaagaaaaaaaaaggaaattcaAAGAATACGAATTAAAAGGAAATTCAAAGAATacgataatattttttttctcaaaaagtCTAGCAAAGAATTATAAGGGTTTGATTTACTTGTAAAAAGAAAGATTTTGGACAAAGAGGTTTCGAGTTTGAGACCTATAATTTTTGAAGATaggtaaatataattttatttgtaagtGTTTTTTAAATCTAAAGTTCTTATCTTTCTTACTTTGTGCTGAAACATCATCATCTAAAAAAAGAGTCTAGCAAGAAAGTTCACACATAGTAATTGCAAAGAAGTGAAGGATCATGATTCGAATAATCACTCATGTCATTAATATTGAATACATCTACACACAAAAGATAATTTAGTCTTATTTCTATTGGAATTCAAGTGTGAGTGGTTAATCTTACATCGACTAAGAATGAAAGaaatgttggatatataagaAATATGACTCGTATACTTAAGGTTTTTGATGcatatgtgatatttgtttcTCTTAGGAATCTTAGACGTTTAGTCTATTGTTGCTTTTGGTGCTCCCTGAACTCCGTTTAACAAGTAGTATTAAAGTCATGGTTCTGCTTGATGGGAGAGTAGAACTAGATATTGGTATGGGATTCTTGTATCGAAAATCTTCTTGGCGGTGTAGTTAGGAGGCGGGTCTTATTGGTAATAATGACGGTACAAGTATATAAGAGATGTGACACATATACTTAATGTCTTAAGGTATCTCACCCATTATTACGGGTTTGGGTTGAGATTGTATAGAAAGTCTTATTGACAGTGTACTCAAGAGGCAGATCTCATTAGTAATGAAGACAATACAAGTATATAACGGGTGAGACTCACACTTGAGGAGGGTATTGTTGGAATTCAAGTGTGAGTGATTGGTCTCACATCAACTAGGAATGGATGACGAGATTCAAACGTGAGTGATTAGTCCCACATCGACTAAGAATggaataaatatttgatatgtaTGAGATTTGACCCTTATACCTAATGCTTTAAAAGGTTGAAAAGGTTGAGATGTGATGCTATCGCATTCTCTCGGACTACCCCAACAATTtctatataaaatgaaataattaattataccaacaatttttcttaattagagggaaatataaaattgaatgttttactttttttttagaaattatagGTTTTATATTTAATCTTAACTGCAATTTTAGTATAtctatttttaccaattcataaaattgatccactattttaaaagtcgacaaatTTGACCATTactcatatttttgaaataaaaaatgacggtttaatattttttttaattatatgacATATGATTTCATgctataaaattatttacatgcagtaattattaattaagttataaaaatataaattaaaaaatatttttttaaagaattttactACTAATTTATTGGTCTTAATCATTATAGACtatcatatcatatattttattttattttttaattaaaaattttattttataaattaatagaaataGATATATAAAAGTGCTctttatatttaagaattatTATAGAGTGATATCGATGTCACGCGTCCATGTACAAAACGACAACGTGTCGGCAATGGGATTCAACCGCGGTCTTCGAGGGTGTTCAAACTCTGTTCAAAAGTACAACACAATATATTACCCAAAAAAAGTACAACACAATATGTTATCAAAAAAAAGTACAACAAAATTTTGGAGaattttttatgagaaaatATTGAATAAGTTAATATTTCATgatttatataaaagaaattattggtttttattataaaaataaggacaaaatttaagatttgattattaaataaatttgttttataattatatttgtaaatgaagagatcaaattatattaatataatattatataaattttacactatttaattacattttacgcattaatatttttttaaattggccCATAGATTTAAAGATTATATAAtacaaatgatttttatttatataaatttaaaataatttaatattcttaTTGATGTAcgttaaatttgatttgttaaaCATTTTACTATACCACGTCAATTTTGACATACATCAATAACATATCAAACTCTTTTAGATTTATGTAAATAATtgtatagataatttatattatataatattctttaaattcaaccatcaaattaaaaaaatttatacaatatAAAATGTTATTGAATGATGTAATAATTGgtgtaattttatattgaattttttttattttccctcgttatatatatatatatatatttaattaaatatatgtttataaattttattattaattattaatacatCTACTTTCCATGTAAGCGGATCTTGGTTTCTCTAAGTATATTTAAAGAGCATATAAATTTGGTAGTATTAGTGCACTTCAGTCCAAATCAAATTGTGAGATTGAagtttttcttaattaattgtGTCGAGTAGAATTTcctaaaagaaacaaaaactaTATGCATGCCAATGGTGTAGAATATTCACATGCCTAAGTTATCTATTGTTTCTAAGTAAGTAGGATTGAAATAATAGATATCTATTCCAGTTACAATTAAGACATTTCTCGTTGGTTGAggatgttatatatttttacttgagCTATATGATTTGTTTTAGCAGTTAAAATTGTTTGTAAGAGAGAAGAATAATATATGCGGTAACATTTAACTTTCacaatttataatttacttttttgtttaactaattgtttattagtcaaaatctctatttttatgtcttatttttttcaaaaacttttgtACCAAATAATATTACtcttaataatatatacttcttttattattttatataaatttttattaaatattttacatatattaagaaaagtgataaatataattattgtatatattttgtGTAATTActactaaattatttattagatatagatatatttaatgttaagtttttatattttaatatgaattagTAGTGTAAATAGAAGTTGATTTGTAAAACGTATAATAAATGAATGTAGTAATTTACTTAGATAGAGATTATATTTAGGACAAAACAAATTCTTAGTGAATGTTTATAATTAGAGacagaatatatatatatatatatatgtatattatgttttgatcaaataataaattattatctgtacatacaattttacaatttagttttttattatatttaatttttttttaaaacgcaGATGCTTTTATTTAACTATATACtatatttgtaatattttattaaatgaattgtaatatttctttattatttttttagttttataattaaattgcaGATAGAGACACTTAGGTGCCCACAAGGTACTGCTATATTATCAATAATCAATAATTCGATAAAAATCGTTGTCATTTTCTAAAAATAGTGGACGTAATCATATGAGAGAaacaaatgttttatttatttattattcaattagtAGGAAAGTCTCATGTATCTTACATTATCTGACtactctaaatttttatttaaaaattttagttATAGTTTTAaatctttctatttttattcatttaaaaaatagttttttattttattttaaaatttaacagttttatttcttattataattttttaattaaaaaacagtaataatatatactttaaataagtaatatataatacaataatataaaataattaatacttgtGAAATTGTAATAtcctttaaaaatttaatttttaatttttataatttaattaataatttataaataattaatatatttaaataattttatattataaaattatatatatcgtatgctttaaaatatatcaaaattattatttattaattcaaaaatatgataaaaaatcaaaattatcaaCTTATACAAAAAAGTTACGAACAtcatgaattgaaaaaaaaaaaataacaaaaactaCCATTAAACCTTTGAAAAAAGAAATCAGTTGACATATCGTGCTACCACCTTGGCGAAAGTATCGTGTTGACAAGAGCCGACCTATTCCTCATACTACGCCCATACCATTACCACGCGTcaactacaaataaaaaataaaagaaatgattATAGATTAGATATGTCTACGACGGTCAGCAATATTAGTGCCTAAAATTATGAGATGACATTATtcgtaattttttaatattttataggaCATCAAATAATAGgtgattaatattaaatatcaatacAGTTGAGATATTAGATTGCAAATAGTAAGTGACAGTTACTTTGGATTATCAACATAGTTGAGATATTAAGATATTAAGTTAATTAGATGATAcatttatactatttttattttaaaaaatatttataaagattTTAGATGAATTGAGTCGAAGACTTCACGAGAATATGATTTTAGATGAATTGAGTTGAAGACTTCACGAGAATATGTAGATAGTAGGAGTTAAACCCAAGTTCTTATTAGATATTGACATTAAACAAATAGAGGATGATGGACGACTTCGTCAAGATGGTAGAAATCTGTTGAAGGAGAGCTAATATTTGTAAATACTCTAACGTTCAAGTAAGTATTgatttgagaagaataaaagATATTAAGATGAAAGGGTGTGTCTTTTTTCAGTCACGAAGGGGGACACACCTTGAATAGTCATTAATTTTGACGAGATAACAGTCTTAGGGGCGTTAGAACTAGGTTAAGCCATCGAGGGTTAGAAACCCTAGTTGTCTATTGCAGGTTACATTATTGGGTCAAGTCAATATGGAAGCCAAATTGGCCTCTGTCTGGTCCGAAACAGATGCCTCCTTAAGTCGTCATCGAGAAGATGAGGTGACGACTTGAAAAGTTGTCTAAAGAGGTTTCTAGCATGAGAAAATATCTTTGTTGTGAAGGTGTCTAGTCGACATTCCATTGTGACCAATAAGTTAAAGATTTCTTGATTGTTGATGATGTATCTGACATTTGTTGTGGTCCCAAAATGGGTCGTTTACTATATATACTCGACATAATTCGGAATGTTCGTTTAGTTTGTAATCGTTTTGACAAAAGAAACAAAAGGGGGGTTTAGTCCGTTTAGTCGAACGGGGGCGTGCCCGACCTTGGGGGTTTATCAGTTTCCAAGGATTGATTGTTGGTAGTTTACTTTGTCAGTTGAAAGGATTTGAGGGGTTGGCTAAATGGCAAGAAATGATACCCTTTGATCTTCTCATTGTTACATGTGAGCCCTATATGGGTAGGCATTTTGAATGCATACGACTATTCAATTTTCGCTTTGTTTCGAGGCACAATCGTGGTCGTTGGTTTATGCCTTTTAAATTCCAATTGTTGGACCATTTCCAATATATAATGGGTTACTTCAAGATTTTAGAGGGACTTTCCAATTTTGTGatcctcttcttcctctctttGTTTTCCCCATTTATA
Protein-coding sequences here:
- the LOC101497796 gene encoding C2 domain-containing protein At1g53590 isoform X3 codes for the protein MAYMYGTDCISEDFTTYHTLVLREKEAVVQHLYLGRNPPLITDMRVLRHNDDDHLVLELGMNFLTADDMSAILAVKLRKRLGFGMSAKLHITGMHVEGKVLVGVKFLKSWPFLGRLRVCFVEPPYFQMTVKPIFTHGLDVTELPGIAGWLDKLLSIAFEQTLVEPNMLVVDVEKFVSPEQEEPWFHVDEKEPVAYVKIEIVEAADMKPSDLNGLADPYVKGNLGGYRFRTKVQKKTLAPKWYEEFKIPIIAWDSNNVLVIEVRDKDHFYDDILGDCSLNINDFREGQKQDKWLPLQNVKMGRLHLRITVLEDKEKEADTTCDQEETIDIEQKKDSFAKETTNKSSFSSVSSDKSPKFADNYEPIEIQGQKETGVWVHHPGSEVSQTWEPRKGKNRRLDTEICRERSDISGSLNNDSSSPDDNPEDKHRMKTVRKGLHKIGSVFRRSQKMDDKSGSLVDDIPSPHDNIRSMNAKAVGVKFVMDDNVGGFPTGKVQVEGGSAEGSGPDSPAKRNVKDMAKNVFKHAEKSARSFKHVLSRKSRKSKGDSEAAVLERENESDSSDNESLSVQTPIDERNPVVYHDVALYNNGSPKSNVNEAQNVPSNTTVDNKEPEKACSPDRSNEEFVKVVEHDKEETVVDKRDLSRFAE
- the LOC101497796 gene encoding C2 domain-containing protein At1g53590 isoform X1; translation: MIRYFNFLVTAFCFYCISSRSSRVLLSVWIWNSSLDFICFLSYKGQRKKRVENIFINDFVLFDFGKVHERYVTRLKKKLQFEERKQANQRRVLSDSETVRWLNHAVENIWPICMEQIASQKILLPIIPWFLEKYKPWTAKEAVVQHLYLGRNPPLITDMRVLRHNDDDHLVLELGMNFLTADDMSAILAVKLRKRLGFGMSAKLHITGMHVEGKVLVGVKFLKSWPFLGRLRVCFVEPPYFQMTVKPIFTHGLDVTELPGIAGWLDKLLSIAFEQTLVEPNMLVVDVEKFVSPEQEEPWFHVDEKEPVAYVKIEIVEAADMKPSDLNGLADPYVKGNLGGYRFRTKVQKKTLAPKWYEEFKIPIIAWDSNNVLVIEVRDKDHFYDDILGDCSLNINDFREGQKQDKWLPLQNVKMGRLHLRITVLEDKEKEADTTCDQEETIDIEQKKDSFAKETTNKSSFSSVSSDKSPKFADNYEPIEIQGQKETGVWVHHPGSEVSQTWEPRKGKNRRLDTEICRERSDISGSLNNDSSSPDDNPEDKHRMKTVRKGLHKIGSVFRRSQKMDDKSGSLVDDIPSPHDNIRSMNAKAVGVKFVMDDNVGGFPTGKVQVEGGSAEGSGPDSPAKRNVKDMAKNVFKHAEKSARSFKHVLSRKSRKSKGDSEAAVLERENESDSSDNESLSVQTPIDERNPVVYHDVALYNNGSPKSNVNEAQNVPSNTTVDNKEPEKACSPDRSNEEFVKVVEHDKEETVVDKRDLSRFAE
- the LOC101497796 gene encoding C2 domain-containing protein At1g53590 isoform X2; protein product: MDITEISILHHVGIVLVSLWFLSTFNYCHAVFYLLALIYLYLVHERYVTRLKKKLQFEERKQANQRRVLSDSETVRWLNHAVENIWPICMEQIASQKILLPIIPWFLEKYKPWTAKEAVVQHLYLGRNPPLITDMRVLRHNDDDHLVLELGMNFLTADDMSAILAVKLRKRLGFGMSAKLHITGMHVEGKVLVGVKFLKSWPFLGRLRVCFVEPPYFQMTVKPIFTHGLDVTELPGIAGWLDKLLSIAFEQTLVEPNMLVVDVEKFVSPEQEEPWFHVDEKEPVAYVKIEIVEAADMKPSDLNGLADPYVKGNLGGYRFRTKVQKKTLAPKWYEEFKIPIIAWDSNNVLVIEVRDKDHFYDDILGDCSLNINDFREGQKQDKWLPLQNVKMGRLHLRITVLEDKEKEADTTCDQEETIDIEQKKDSFAKETTNKSSFSSVSSDKSPKFADNYEPIEIQGQKETGVWVHHPGSEVSQTWEPRKGKNRRLDTEICRERSDISGSLNNDSSSPDDNPEDKHRMKTVRKGLHKIGSVFRRSQKMDDKSGSLVDDIPSPHDNIRSMNAKAVGVKFVMDDNVGGFPTGKVQVEGGSAEGSGPDSPAKRNVKDMAKNVFKHAEKSARSFKHVLSRKSRKSKGDSEAAVLERENESDSSDNESLSVQTPIDERNPVVYHDVALYNNGSPKSNVNEAQNVPSNTTVDNKEPEKACSPDRSNEEFVKVVEHDKEETVVDKRDLSRFAE